A single window of Dermacentor albipictus isolate Rhodes 1998 colony chromosome 1, USDA_Dalb.pri_finalv2, whole genome shotgun sequence DNA harbors:
- the epsilonCOP gene encoding coatomer subunit epsilon, which translates to MSAQNQPDPLFDIRNAFYIGNYQYCITEAQKGKNVSPEHKLEKDVFLYRAYIVQRKYGVVLDEIRSMAPDELQCIRMLADYLSADMARKDQVVKQLDQKLSKSLDINNVILPVVAATIYYHEQNYEAALRVLHQTDSLECSALTLQCYLKLDRLDLARKELKRMQEKDDDATLTQLAQAWVNLYLGGEKLQEAFYIYQELAEKNTATPLLLNGQATAYIAQGKYEEAEALLQEAIEKDSNHVETLINLVVLSQHLGKSPEVTSRLLSQLRDTNNSHPFVKEYQSKEQEFDRLARQYAP; encoded by the exons ATGTCAGCACAGAATCAACCTGATCCGCTTTTTGATATCCGGAATGCCTTCTACATCGGAAACTACCAGTACTGCATCACCGAAGCTCAGAAAGGAAAG AACGTCAGTCCTGAGCACAAGCTGGAGAAAGACGTATTCCTCTACAGAGCTTACATAGTGCAACGGAAGTACGGCGTCGTCTTGGATGAAATTCGTTCAATGGCTCCTGACGAATTGCAGTGCATCCGTATGCTCGCCGATTACCTCTCGGCGGACATGGCTCGAAA GGACCAAGTTGTGAAGCAGCTTGACCAGAAATTATCCAAGAGCCTGGACATCAACAATGTGATTCTTCCAGTTGTGGCTGCTACCATCTATTACCATGAACAG AACTATGAAGCTGCCCTGCGAGTCCTCCACCAGACCGACTCCTTGGAGTG TTCTGCCTTGACTTTGCAGTGCTATCTTAAACTGGACAGGCTTGACTTAGCTAG aAAAGAACTGAAAAGAATGCAAGAGAAGGATGACGATGCAACCCTTACGCAACTTGCACAAGCCTGGGTCAATCTTTACCTG GGCGGAGAAAAGCTGCAGGAGGCCTTCTACATCTATCAGGAGCTGGCTGAGAAAAACACGGCGACTCCGCTGCTGCTGAATGGGCAGGCAACCGCCTACATTGCTCAGGGCAAATATGAGGAAGCAGAGGCTCTACTGCAAGAGGCAATTGAAAAG GATAGCAACCATGTGGAAACACTCATCAACTTGGTGGTGCTGTCTCAGCATTTGGGGAAGTCTCCAGAG GTAACAAGCCGTCTCTTAAGCCAGCTTCGTGATACAAACAACAGTCACCCATTCGTGAAGGAGTACCAGAGCAAAGAGCAAGAATTCGACCGGCTGGCAAGGCAATATGCACCTTAA